A window of Halomonas sp. GFAJ-1 contains these coding sequences:
- a CDS encoding peptide-methionine (R)-S-oxide reductase, with amino-acid sequence MAKIEKSTDEWRKQLTPEQYRVAREKGTERPFTGDYQVTDAQGIYHCVCCHAPLFENEHKFDAGCGWPSFDRPLGKRCVEEHTDTSHGMQRTEVVCSHCDAHLGHVFPDGPPETTGLRYCINSVSLEFHPDE; translated from the coding sequence ATGGCGAAAATAGAAAAATCCACCGACGAGTGGCGCAAACAACTCACCCCCGAGCAGTACCGGGTAGCGCGAGAAAAGGGAACCGAGCGGCCATTCACCGGCGATTATCAGGTCACCGATGCCCAAGGCATCTACCATTGCGTGTGCTGCCACGCGCCGCTGTTTGAAAATGAACACAAGTTTGATGCGGGCTGCGGCTGGCCTAGCTTTGACAGGCCACTTGGCAAGCGATGCGTGGAAGAGCATACAGACACCAGCCACGGGATGCAGCGTACCGAGGTGGTTTGCTCCCACTGCGATGCCCACCTTGGCCACGTATTCCCCGACGGCCCCCCAGAGACGACTGGACTGCGTTACTGCATCAACTCTGTTTCGCTAGAGTTTCACCCCGACGAATAG
- a CDS encoding aminotransferase (broad specificity; family IV; in Corynebacterium glutamicum this protein can use glutamate, 2-aminobutyrate, and aspartate as amino donors and pyruvate as the acceptor) yields the protein MDTPQPTELQPLKKSHKLHKVCYDIRGPVLDHAKRLEEEGQRILKLNIGNPAPFGFEAPEEILQDVMRNLPTAQGYCDSKGLYSARKAIMQECQRKQIPGVGIEDIYIGNGVSELIVMAMQALLNDGDEVLIPAPDYPLWTAAAHLSGGHGVHYLCDEQADWAPDIADIRAKVTSRTRAIVIINPNNPTGAVYPPEVVREVLAIAQEHNLVVFSDEIYDKILYDGVEHTSTGALADDDQLVITMNGLSKSYRCAGFRSGWMTISGTLAKQRAQDFIQGLTMLASMRLCANVPAQHAIQTALGGYQSINDLILPGGRLLAQRDITVEKLNAIPGVSCVTPKGALYAFPRLDPKVFKIKDDQQLVLDLLLQEKILLVQGTAFNWPEPDHVRIVTLPWADQLGDALDRFANFLSRYRQ from the coding sequence ATGGACACCCCGCAGCCTACAGAATTACAGCCGCTGAAAAAGTCACACAAACTGCACAAGGTTTGCTATGACATTCGCGGCCCCGTGCTCGACCACGCCAAGCGCCTGGAAGAAGAGGGCCAGCGAATTTTAAAGCTCAACATTGGCAACCCGGCCCCCTTTGGCTTTGAAGCGCCGGAAGAAATTCTGCAGGACGTGATGCGCAACCTGCCCACTGCCCAGGGTTACTGTGACTCAAAAGGCCTCTACTCCGCGCGCAAGGCGATTATGCAGGAGTGCCAGCGCAAGCAGATTCCTGGGGTTGGCATCGAAGACATCTATATCGGCAACGGCGTTTCCGAGCTGATTGTGATGGCGATGCAAGCGCTCTTAAATGACGGCGACGAAGTGCTGATCCCGGCCCCCGACTACCCACTCTGGACGGCCGCTGCCCACTTATCCGGCGGCCATGGTGTTCACTACCTGTGTGATGAGCAGGCTGATTGGGCGCCAGACATAGCCGATATACGTGCCAAAGTAACCAGTCGCACCCGGGCCATTGTAATTATCAACCCCAACAACCCCACCGGTGCGGTCTATCCGCCCGAGGTAGTTCGGGAGGTCCTGGCTATCGCCCAAGAGCACAATCTTGTGGTGTTTTCTGATGAGATCTACGACAAAATTCTGTATGACGGTGTAGAGCATACCTCTACCGGCGCCTTAGCCGATGACGACCAGCTTGTGATTACCATGAATGGCTTGTCCAAAAGCTACCGCTGTGCTGGTTTCCGATCAGGCTGGATGACGATCTCCGGCACGCTTGCCAAACAGCGCGCCCAGGACTTCATCCAGGGGCTAACCATGCTCGCCTCTATGCGCCTGTGCGCTAACGTGCCGGCCCAGCACGCCATTCAAACGGCACTGGGGGGTTACCAGTCGATTAACGATTTGATTCTACCCGGTGGCCGGCTGTTGGCGCAGCGGGATATCACCGTCGAAAAGCTCAACGCGATTCCGGGTGTCTCCTGCGTAACGCCCAAAGGGGCGCTTTACGCCTTTCCCCGCTTAGACCCGAAGGTCTTTAAGATCAAAGATGACCAGCAGCTGGTGTTAGATCTGCTGCTGCAGGAAAAAATCCTGCTGGTACAAGGCACCGCCTTCAACTGGCCAGAGCCCGATCACGTGCGCATTGTAACGCTGCCTTGGGCCGACCAGCTTGGCGATGCCCTCGACCGCTTTGCTAATTTCTTGTCTCGTTACCGTCAATAA
- a CDS encoding sugar transporter codes for MFKKTAIAASVMMMSITTAQAETTYRIGITQNNVGVDSYQTTYERAFEAAAAREENVDIVVLDAGGDVARQIGQMQDLIQQRVDAIIIWPTNGQAVIPAIRQAHSAGIPVIVTNSKIAEAGMEFIAAFSGPDNVQQGISSAEMMCDALGGEGQIVQISGQPGYTTAMERAGGFEGRLAEACPGVELLETQPGNWNRERAQRVMEDFLTKYDHIDGVYSGDDNMGVGALNAAKGAGRADDIIFIGATNFAVGYDAIARGEYYGSIYQSPVDDAEAALQTALDVLAGEDLPKMNFFDTPKITAENLEEFDRPVF; via the coding sequence ATGTTCAAGAAAACCGCTATTGCCGCGTCTGTCATGATGATGTCGATTACGACGGCTCAAGCTGAAACTACCTATCGCATTGGCATTACCCAAAACAACGTCGGTGTCGATAGCTACCAAACGACGTATGAGCGTGCATTTGAAGCGGCGGCAGCGCGTGAGGAAAATGTGGATATCGTGGTGCTAGACGCGGGTGGTGATGTGGCCCGCCAAATCGGCCAAATGCAAGACCTCATTCAACAGCGTGTCGACGCCATCATTATTTGGCCAACCAACGGCCAAGCGGTCATTCCTGCTATCCGCCAAGCTCATAGTGCTGGCATTCCTGTCATCGTGACCAACTCTAAAATCGCTGAAGCAGGCATGGAGTTTATTGCTGCTTTCTCTGGGCCGGACAACGTTCAGCAGGGCATTTCCTCTGCTGAAATGATGTGCGATGCCTTGGGAGGCGAGGGTCAAATTGTTCAGATTTCCGGCCAGCCGGGGTACACCACGGCCATGGAACGTGCAGGTGGGTTTGAAGGTCGCCTAGCTGAAGCTTGCCCAGGTGTCGAACTGTTGGAAACACAGCCCGGTAACTGGAACCGTGAGCGCGCCCAGCGGGTAATGGAAGATTTCCTAACGAAATATGACCATATCGACGGTGTGTATTCGGGCGACGACAACATGGGTGTAGGCGCTTTAAATGCCGCTAAAGGCGCGGGGCGTGCAGACGACATTATCTTTATTGGAGCTACGAACTTCGCTGTTGGCTACGACGCGATTGCACGCGGTGAATATTATGGCTCTATCTACCAATCCCCGGTGGATGATGCAGAAGCAGCGCTACAAACCGCACTGGATGTGTTAGCGGGCGAAGATCTTCCGAAAATGAATTTCTTTGATACACCGAAAATCACCGCAGAAAACCTTGAAGAGTTTGATCGCCCGGTTTTCTGA
- a CDS encoding ABC transporter permease — translation MNATQTLIALWTLVLKEIKRFTRIWPQTLLPPSITMAMYFIIFGNLIGSRIGDMDGFSYMDFIVPGLIMMSVITNSYSNVASSFFSNKFQRSIEEMMVSPMPNWVILSGFVLGGMARGLGVGLIVTVVSLFFTRLTMEHPLLTVLVVVLTSALFSIGGFINALLANKFDDISIVPTFILTPLTYLGGVFYSISMLPEFWQGVSMLNPILYMVNVFRYGFLGVSDIPVGWALAAIFAFIVALFMVALTMLERGKGIRS, via the coding sequence ATGAATGCAACCCAAACCCTCATTGCGCTGTGGACATTAGTACTTAAGGAGATCAAGCGCTTTACGCGAATTTGGCCACAAACCCTGCTGCCGCCGTCCATCACCATGGCGATGTACTTCATTATTTTTGGTAATTTAATTGGCTCGCGCATCGGTGATATGGACGGGTTCAGCTACATGGACTTCATTGTCCCTGGGTTGATTATGATGTCAGTGATCACCAATAGTTACTCCAACGTGGCCTCAAGCTTCTTTTCCAATAAGTTTCAGCGTTCTATAGAAGAGATGATGGTCTCGCCGATGCCTAACTGGGTCATCTTATCTGGCTTTGTTTTGGGCGGAATGGCTCGAGGGCTGGGCGTGGGCCTTATTGTAACGGTGGTTTCGCTGTTCTTTACCCGCTTAACTATGGAGCATCCGTTGCTCACGGTATTAGTTGTCGTACTGACCTCGGCACTGTTTTCCATCGGTGGTTTTATTAACGCGCTGCTGGCGAATAAGTTTGATGATATTTCTATCGTGCCGACGTTTATTTTGACCCCGTTAACCTACCTGGGCGGCGTGTTTTACTCGATTTCGATGCTGCCCGAGTTTTGGCAGGGCGTTTCAATGCTCAACCCCATCTTGTATATGGTTAACGTCTTCCGCTACGGATTTTTAGGCGTTTCTGATATTCCGGTAGGCTGGGCGTTGGCCGCCATCTTTGCCTTTATCGTTGCGCTGTTTATGGTGGCGCTTACCATGTTAGAGCGTGGCAAAGGCATCCGCAGTTAA
- a CDS encoding ABC transporter — protein MAEPALSIRGLTKVYGNGFHALKGIDLDVQQGDFFALLGPNGAGKSTTLGVVCSLVQKSTGKVSIFGIDVDKDFAKAKYQLGVVPQEFNFNQFEKVLDIVLAQAGYYGMTRKEALPRAKQLLSDLGLWDKRNGSARMLSGGMKRRLMIARALMHRPKLLILDEPTAGVDIELRRSMWEYMRRINRDEGTTIILTTHYLEEAESLCRNIAIINHGEIVRNTSVRELLAELDTETFLLDLATPVDHAPRIEGFEILQIEPSQLALVIHKGQELNDVFSALSEQGLKVVSMRNRANRLEEMFVSMVEGSQQAIDQREPQEAQV, from the coding sequence ATGGCCGAACCGGCATTGTCTATCCGTGGCCTCACTAAAGTGTATGGCAACGGCTTTCACGCGTTAAAAGGTATTGATCTCGATGTCCAGCAGGGCGACTTTTTTGCCTTGCTAGGCCCCAATGGGGCGGGTAAATCCACCACATTAGGCGTGGTGTGTTCGCTGGTGCAGAAATCGACAGGCAAGGTGTCAATTTTTGGTATCGATGTTGATAAAGATTTCGCCAAAGCTAAGTATCAGCTTGGCGTGGTGCCCCAGGAGTTCAACTTTAACCAGTTTGAAAAAGTCCTGGATATCGTGCTGGCCCAGGCGGGTTACTACGGTATGACCCGTAAGGAAGCGCTACCCCGCGCCAAGCAGCTGCTTAGTGATCTTGGGCTGTGGGATAAGCGCAACGGCAGTGCACGTATGCTCTCTGGTGGTATGAAGCGTCGTCTGATGATTGCCCGTGCGCTCATGCACCGCCCAAAGCTGCTGATTCTTGATGAGCCAACAGCGGGAGTGGATATCGAACTGCGTCGGAGTATGTGGGAGTACATGCGGCGTATTAACCGCGATGAAGGCACCACCATTATCCTGACCACGCACTACCTCGAAGAGGCCGAAAGCCTATGCCGCAATATTGCCATCATTAACCACGGTGAAATTGTGCGTAACACCAGCGTGCGCGAGTTATTGGCGGAACTGGATACTGAAACCTTCCTGCTCGATTTAGCGACACCGGTTGACCACGCGCCCAGAATTGAAGGGTTTGAGATTCTGCAGATTGAGCCTTCCCAGCTGGCGTTGGTCATTCATAAGGGCCAGGAGCTTAACGATGTATTTAGTGCGTTAAGCGAGCAGGGACTCAAGGTGGTTTCCATGCGTAATCGCGCTAACCGCTTAGAGGAGATGTTTGTTTCCATGGTGGAAGGAAGCCAGCAGGCGATTGACCAGCGCGAGCCGCAGGAGGCGCAGGTATGA
- a CDS encoding NADPH-dependent 7-cyano-7-deazaguanine reductase QueF produces the protein MAERPDTLEHAPLGRDSAYPEQYDAGLLYPIPRAANRAPLGIEEGKLPFVGEDEWHAFEVSWLNGRGKPIVAVARFRLPADSPNLIESKSWKLYLNSLNQTRFASQEEVQSTLISDLAAAAGASVGVELLAVDDSELAPQRLPGECLDNLDIEISGYTPSAEHLVASEEVVEETLYSHLLKSNCPVTGQPDWGSVMIRYKGPKIDREGLLHYLIGYRQHQDFHEHCVEHIFTDLMEKIKPDELLVLARYVRRGGLDISPWRATPGLTPPSPLRLARQ, from the coding sequence ATGGCAGAACGCCCAGACACCCTAGAACACGCGCCGCTTGGGCGTGATTCCGCTTATCCAGAACAGTATGACGCTGGACTTTTATACCCTATTCCCCGGGCAGCGAACCGTGCCCCACTGGGGATTGAGGAAGGCAAGCTACCGTTCGTTGGGGAAGATGAGTGGCACGCCTTTGAAGTTTCCTGGCTGAACGGCCGTGGTAAACCCATCGTAGCCGTTGCTCGCTTTCGTCTACCCGCTGACTCACCCAACTTGATCGAGTCCAAGTCTTGGAAGCTTTATCTCAATAGTCTTAATCAAACTCGCTTTGCGAGCCAAGAAGAAGTGCAAAGCACACTGATTAGCGACTTAGCCGCAGCGGCGGGGGCTTCAGTTGGCGTAGAGTTGTTGGCGGTAGATGACAGCGAGCTTGCCCCCCAGCGATTGCCGGGGGAATGTCTGGATAACCTGGATATTGAAATAAGCGGTTACACCCCTAGCGCGGAGCACTTAGTAGCAAGCGAAGAGGTCGTCGAAGAGACGCTCTATTCCCATCTGCTGAAATCTAACTGCCCTGTGACGGGCCAGCCTGATTGGGGCAGCGTGATGATTCGCTATAAAGGCCCTAAAATTGACCGCGAAGGGTTGCTGCACTACCTGATTGGCTACCGGCAGCACCAGGACTTTCACGAGCACTGCGTCGAGCACATCTTCACCGATTTAATGGAAAAGATTAAACCAGATGAGCTGCTGGTGCTGGCCCGCTACGTGCGGCGTGGCGGGCTAGATATAAGCCCTTGGCGGGCAACGCCAGGGTTAACGCCACCCAGCCCCCTGCGCCTAGCTAGGCAGTAA
- a CDS encoding ribose ABC transporter permease codes for MASTEQTKVGVPSGKLSKAGVLSFLSAQGILIFFLIGMFVFSFFSEQFLSQSNIMTVVRQASIIGIIAVGVTVVIIGGNLDLSVGSMLSFSTVLVVDLHDKIGPTNAILLMFALTLMIGAVNGFLIGFLRLNSLIVTLAMLSAIQGFVLIYSGGQNVDIANQENTWFAFFGRGFVGGIAVPVLMFGLLAIVIQVVMSYTGYGRRIFAVGGNPMAAVYSGIRKNWCVFSTYLISAFCVACAALVLGSRVMGSQNNVGQGYELLVLAGIILGGTSLLGGAGSIWKTVIGVLILGFIQNGLLLMGYPYYIQWIVTWVIIILAVWLDLANKRKRLFTSHS; via the coding sequence ATGGCTTCCACAGAACAAACAAAGGTTGGAGTGCCGTCAGGAAAGCTTAGCAAAGCAGGTGTGCTGAGTTTTTTATCGGCTCAGGGCATTCTCATTTTTTTCCTGATCGGCATGTTCGTTTTTTCGTTTTTTTCTGAGCAGTTCCTCTCTCAGTCAAACATTATGACCGTTGTCCGCCAGGCATCCATTATTGGCATTATCGCGGTGGGGGTCACCGTAGTCATTATTGGTGGCAACTTAGACCTTTCCGTCGGCTCAATGTTGTCGTTCTCCACCGTTCTGGTGGTTGATCTACATGACAAAATTGGCCCCACTAATGCCATTCTGCTGATGTTCGCGCTGACCTTGATGATTGGTGCTGTCAACGGGTTTTTGATTGGTTTTCTACGACTCAACTCGCTGATTGTGACGCTGGCCATGCTGTCAGCCATACAAGGGTTTGTGCTGATTTATAGCGGCGGCCAGAACGTCGATATTGCCAATCAAGAGAATACCTGGTTTGCCTTCTTCGGCCGTGGGTTTGTGGGGGGGATTGCGGTGCCGGTTCTGATGTTTGGTCTGCTGGCTATCGTGATTCAAGTAGTGATGTCCTACACCGGATATGGGCGACGTATCTTTGCCGTCGGCGGTAATCCAATGGCGGCCGTGTATTCGGGTATTCGTAAAAACTGGTGTGTGTTCAGCACTTATCTAATTTCTGCTTTCTGTGTGGCATGTGCCGCCCTGGTGCTTGGCTCGCGGGTCATGGGTTCGCAAAACAACGTAGGGCAAGGGTACGAGCTACTGGTGTTGGCCGGCATTATCCTTGGCGGCACAAGCTTGCTAGGCGGTGCAGGCAGTATCTGGAAAACGGTGATTGGCGTGTTGATCCTCGGCTTTATCCAAAATGGCCTTTTGTTGATGGGCTACCCCTATTACATCCAGTGGATCGTGACCTGGGTAATTATCATTCTGGCCGTATGGCTGGATCTCGCTAACAAACGTAAGCGCTTGTTTACGAGCCACTCATAA
- a CDS encoding ribose ABC transporter → MTSIKGFFRGRAKIQPIWVFVIALFIFFSVMSEYFLSFGNISNILVQTSTIGLIALGMTFVMINGNIDLSVGAILGLSASLAVGLQEISMTLAIIAALVSGILLGALNGFVVWKTGVNAFIVTLGAMLGVRGLIFLYTGEQSFFAMNFAFADFGTSTIGPVPVLAIIFLICALIMHLVLTRTSHGRNTFAVGGNPEASIDAGIRLGRHMMINFIIVGFFAALAGVLLASQMGAATPNLGRDYELWVITAVVLGGTKLTGGYGSIVGTLGGVLAIGILRNGMNLMQVPAFYVLVILGAILISVLIIDKKLNAPSAKEVRI, encoded by the coding sequence ATGACATCGATTAAAGGGTTCTTCCGCGGTAGAGCGAAAATACAGCCGATCTGGGTATTCGTTATCGCTCTGTTTATCTTCTTTAGCGTCATGTCGGAGTACTTCCTGTCATTTGGGAATATCAGCAACATTCTGGTGCAGACCTCAACGATAGGCCTGATTGCCCTGGGCATGACCTTTGTGATGATTAACGGCAACATCGATTTGTCGGTGGGCGCGATACTGGGACTGTCAGCTTCTTTAGCAGTAGGCTTGCAGGAAATTAGCATGACGCTGGCCATTATCGCCGCGTTAGTCTCAGGTATTTTGCTGGGTGCCCTCAATGGCTTTGTTGTTTGGAAAACCGGTGTTAACGCGTTCATCGTAACGCTAGGGGCCATGCTGGGGGTGCGTGGCTTGATCTTTCTATACACCGGTGAGCAGTCTTTCTTCGCCATGAACTTTGCGTTCGCCGACTTCGGCACGAGTACGATCGGGCCGGTTCCTGTCTTGGCCATTATCTTTCTGATTTGTGCGCTGATCATGCATCTAGTGTTGACGCGTACCAGCCATGGCCGCAACACCTTTGCCGTAGGTGGCAACCCAGAAGCATCGATTGATGCCGGCATCCGCCTAGGCCGACACATGATGATCAACTTCATCATCGTAGGGTTTTTCGCGGCACTCGCGGGTGTGCTGCTTGCCAGCCAAATGGGGGCCGCCACGCCTAATCTAGGCCGAGACTACGAGCTTTGGGTGATCACAGCGGTAGTGCTGGGCGGCACGAAGTTAACCGGTGGCTACGGCAGCATCGTCGGCACGCTAGGCGGCGTACTGGCCATCGGTATTCTGCGCAACGGCATGAATTTGATGCAGGTACCCGCTTTTTACGTACTCGTTATTCTCGGCGCGATTCTCATCTCTGTGCTGATCATTGATAAGAAGCTTAATGCACCCTCGGCCAAGGAGGTGCGGATATGA
- a CDS encoding ribosome biogenesis GTPase YlqF, whose translation MLGWFPGHMNKARRQIKDALPEIDVVIEVLDARLPYSSANPMLAELTRHKPVLKILSRADLADPERTAEWVAFFDAQEDTRALAITTTNTRELKKIPTLCHELAGAVRADRDVRVMVMGIPNVGKSTLINGLAGRKIAKTGNEPAVTKRQQKVRIDGRVALIDTPGVLWPKIEDQASAYRLAASGAIRDTAIEYTDVAIVTSAELAKRYPQELTARYKLKALPTYEAPVAFEVDADGPKKPDFLAIAGFDGHAILKEIAGKRGGLRAGGAVDLHRGAEVLLHELRDGKLGRVTLEIPSDIPPPPLQNDEDSPLPSDA comes from the coding sequence ATGCTCGGCTGGTTCCCCGGACATATGAACAAGGCCCGCCGCCAGATCAAGGATGCGCTGCCAGAAATTGATGTTGTAATTGAAGTGCTTGATGCGCGCCTGCCCTACTCCAGCGCTAACCCGATGCTGGCCGAGCTGACTCGCCACAAACCGGTGCTCAAAATTCTCTCCCGGGCCGACCTTGCCGACCCCGAGCGTACCGCCGAGTGGGTGGCTTTTTTTGATGCCCAAGAGGACACGCGCGCACTGGCGATCACCACCACCAATACCCGGGAACTCAAGAAGATACCCACGCTTTGCCATGAGCTGGCAGGCGCCGTGCGCGCTGACCGCGATGTACGCGTAATGGTGATGGGCATTCCCAATGTAGGAAAGTCCACCCTGATTAACGGTTTAGCAGGGCGAAAAATCGCCAAAACCGGCAACGAACCCGCGGTCACTAAGCGTCAGCAGAAAGTTCGCATCGACGGGCGCGTGGCGCTGATCGACACGCCAGGAGTGCTCTGGCCGAAAATTGAAGACCAGGCCAGCGCCTACCGCTTAGCCGCCAGCGGGGCTATTCGCGATACAGCCATTGAATACACCGATGTGGCGATTGTGACCAGCGCGGAGCTTGCCAAACGGTACCCGCAAGAGCTAACCGCCCGCTACAAGCTAAAAGCACTGCCCACCTACGAAGCACCGGTTGCTTTCGAGGTTGATGCCGACGGCCCCAAAAAACCCGATTTTCTAGCCATTGCCGGTTTCGACGGCCACGCCATATTGAAAGAAATCGCCGGAAAACGCGGCGGCCTACGCGCAGGCGGCGCGGTAGACCTGCACCGCGGTGCCGAAGTGCTGCTACACGAACTGCGCGATGGCAAGCTAGGCCGGGTTACCTTGGAAATCCCCAGTGATATTCCACCGCCACCGCTACAAAACGACGAAGACAGCCCGCTACCATCCGACGCATAA
- a CDS encoding thioesterase, with protein MSQLRQPGVPYPRLPLPKSQEDLTAFQQWLGEAIPMVGALGIQSMAQEEGGLSWQLALSPNLNDKGTGFGGALTAQATLLGWCWVTLWLRAQGWAQDVVVAEAHQRFLAPVTSDYRIICSPSDPQGAEQLADKLNTRGKGSIALTQKLYCGNTLCLEANGRYAVLPVG; from the coding sequence ATGAGCCAGTTACGCCAACCGGGAGTGCCTTACCCACGCTTGCCGCTACCGAAAAGCCAAGAAGACCTTACCGCCTTTCAGCAGTGGCTAGGCGAGGCGATTCCCATGGTAGGCGCGCTTGGCATTCAAAGCATGGCCCAAGAGGAAGGAGGGCTGAGCTGGCAACTGGCGCTTAGCCCCAACCTAAACGATAAAGGCACGGGCTTTGGCGGCGCGCTCACCGCGCAAGCCACGCTACTGGGCTGGTGTTGGGTAACGCTGTGGCTGCGTGCCCAGGGGTGGGCACAAGATGTAGTGGTCGCCGAAGCCCATCAGCGTTTCCTTGCTCCAGTCACCAGCGACTACCGTATTATTTGCTCCCCCAGCGACCCCCAAGGCGCAGAACAACTAGCGGATAAGTTAAATACACGGGGCAAGGGCAGCATTGCACTGACCCAGAAGCTCTACTGCGGCAACACGCTCTGCCTAGAAGCCAACGGGCGCTACGCCGTACTGCCCGTTGGTTAA
- a CDS encoding nitroreductase: MDALTLLHERSSMGKLTEPAPSTEQLSAIYQAALRAPDHKELRPWRFIEFIGEGRERLGELFAEAEFQDDPHASDDTLNAARKKPLRAPMIIAVIAKVTPDVPKVPKIEQVISAGCAAHSILLAAHALGLGAMWRSGKYAFDPVVRKGLELNEEDEVVAFIYLGSLAGRHKPLAQHNQADFVERWG; encoded by the coding sequence ATGGATGCACTAACGCTACTTCATGAACGCAGTTCCATGGGTAAATTGACTGAGCCTGCCCCCAGTACCGAACAGCTTAGCGCTATTTACCAAGCGGCGCTGCGCGCTCCGGATCATAAAGAGCTGCGCCCCTGGCGCTTTATTGAGTTTATCGGTGAAGGGCGCGAACGCCTGGGCGAGCTGTTTGCAGAAGCGGAGTTTCAAGATGACCCGCATGCCAGCGACGATACGCTCAATGCCGCGCGCAAAAAGCCGCTGCGTGCGCCGATGATAATCGCCGTGATTGCCAAGGTAACGCCTGATGTTCCCAAAGTGCCCAAAATTGAACAGGTGATTTCTGCTGGTTGTGCCGCCCACAGTATTTTGCTAGCTGCCCATGCATTGGGTTTAGGCGCCATGTGGCGCAGCGGTAAATACGCCTTTGACCCTGTGGTGCGCAAAGGCTTAGAGCTTAACGAAGAGGATGAAGTAGTGGCCTTTATCTATTTGGGTAGCTTAGCAGGCCGCCACAAGCCACTAGCGCAGCACAACCAGGCCGACTTTGTTGAGCGTTGGGGTTAG